A stretch of DNA from Mesorhizobium onobrychidis:
CCGGCGAAGGCGTGAGCTGGGAGGCGGTGATCGAAGCCGCCGTCGAGACCCGCGATCGGCTGAAGGATGCAGGGCTTGTCCCCTTCATCAAGACCTCCGGCGGCAAGGGTCTGCACGTCGTGGCGCCATTGAAGCCGATGGCCGAGTGGCCGGCGGCGAAAGCCTTTACCAAGGCGATAGCCGACTCCATGGCCGCCGACAGCCCCGGCCGCTACGTCTCGACCATCACCAAATCCAAACGGCGCGGAAAAATCCTCGTCGACTATCTGCGCAACCAGCGCGGTGCGACCGCCGTCGCACCCTATTCTACAAGAGCACGACCCGGTGCGGCGGTCTCAATGCCGCTTGCCTGGGACGAGCTCGGCCCCGGCATCGGACCGGCCTATTTTAGCGTCGGGAACACGCCGACCCGGCTTGCCTCGCTGCCGTCGGATCCCTGGCAGGATTTCCGAGCCGCCGCAGCGCCAATCGAAGACCGTGCAAACCGGCGCAGGAAAGCGGCTTGAGGGTGGCGTTACGAAGGGCATGCATAGAAATAATCAGGCGATCTGCTCGAACGTGCATTGCTCCGGAGCCTTGTCCGGCCGCCAGCGCAGAAACTTGGTGCCATGCCGGAAACGGTCGCCGGTGACGTGATCGAAGCGTACTTCGACCACCAATTCGGGCCGGACCGGCTCCCATTCGCCGCTGCGCTCGGTGCTCCAGCGGCTCGGCCCGCCCGGCGCTTTTCCGGTGAAGCCGGGTAGCTCGCGCATCGCTTCGAGTTTGCGGGTAAGCTCGGCCCTGTCGTCTTTGGCAATGGTCGAGGTGAAACCGACGTGATCGAGTTTGCCGGCCTCGTTGTACAGACCCAGCAACAGAGAGCCGACCTGCGGGCTGTTGCTGAGATAGCGAAAGCCGCCAACCACGCAATCGGCCGACCGCAACCGCTTCACCTTCACCATCGCGCGCACGCCCGGCTGGTACGGACCGTCCAGCCGCTTGGCGACCACGCCGTCCGTCTCGCCATGTCCGGCATCCCCTAACCAGGAGCGGGCTTCCTTCACATCGCGCGTACAGTGCGAAACCACGATGTTCCTGCGGTTTGCCGAAGCGACGAAAGCCTCAAGGATC
This window harbors:
- a CDS encoding ATP-dependent DNA ligase, with protein sequence MTRDFLLPLDTPPMEAKAADAIPEGDGWQYERKWDGFRCLAFRQDDAVELRAKSGKPLGRYFPELVATLKELPSRRFVVDGEIVISIDGKFSFDALQMRLHPAESRIRKLSAETPAHIVLFDMLCDEHGTVWLARTLKKRRAILEAFVASANRRNIVVSHCTRDVKEARSWLGDAGHGETDGVVAKRLDGPYQPGVRAMVKVKRLRSADCVVGGFRYLSNSPQVGSLLLGLYNEAGKLDHVGFTSTIAKDDRAELTRKLEAMRELPGFTGKAPGGPSRWSTERSGEWEPVRPELVVEVRFDHVTGDRFRHGTKFLRWRPDKAPEQCTFEQIA